The genomic region CTCCTAAAACATTTAGAATTCTTCCTAAAACAGCTTTTCCTACTGGAACTGTTATAGCTGATCCTGTATCTATTACTTCCATTCCTCTTTGTAGACCCTCAGTAGCGTCCATTGCTACTGTTCTTACAACGTTATTTCCTAGGTGTTGCTGAACCTCAAGAACTAACTCTTTTCCGTCTTCACCTTTTACTTTTAAAGCGTTGTAAATTCCAGGCAATCTATCATTGAACATAACGTCTACAACAGGACCTATTATTTGGGTAAGGGTACCTTTGTTTTCCACTATTGCCTCCTCATTATTCTTAATTTAACGCTGCTGCTCCTCCAACAATTTCAGATATCTCTTGAGTTATCGATGCTTGTCTTCTTCTATTATATTCTAAAGTTAATCCCTTTATCATATCTTCAGCGTTATCCGTTGCACTTTTCATTGCATTTTTTCTTGCAGAATGCTCACTTGCAGTATTATCTAGTAAAGCTTTATATAACTCTATATTTAAATACTTTGGTAATAGAGATGATAAAATCTCTTCTGGAGACGGCTCAAATATATAAGCTTTATTCTCACTTCCCTCAGCTCTTTCTATAGGAATTAATTTACTTACTGTTAGATCACTTACTAAAGCTGATATAAACTTGTTATATATTACGTACACTTCATCAAAAATGTTGTTATAGTAATATTCAACAATGTTTTCACTAATTTCTTTCGCTTTATCAAACATCGTTTCAGGAATTAGTTGTATATACTCAGCCTTTACATCGTAATTTCTCTTTGCACAGTATTCTTTAGCTTTCTTTCCAACTGCAATTACAGAGACCTGTTTCCCACTATTTTCAGCAATCAATCTTTCTAGTGCTTTTAATGTATTACTGTTGAAACTTCCTGCTAGTCCTCTATCTGAACACATAACAATAACTCCAACTTTTTTTACATCATCTCTACCATCAAAAAGTGGATGTTTTTCACTTTTTACACCAGCTGCAATATTTTGTAATATTTTAGCTATACTTTCTGAATATGGCTTTGATTGAGCTACTATTGTTGAATACTTTTTAAATTTTGTAGTCGAAACAATTTCCATGGCCTTTGTAATTTGGTGAGTAGACTGAACACTTTTTATTCTATTTTTTATCTCTCTAGTTCCAGCCATTTGCCCACCTCTCTTTAATTAAAATTCTTTTTAAATGCTACTATAGCTTCTACAATTTTAGCCTCAAGATCTTTATCTAAGCTTTTCTTCTCAACGATCTCATCTAAAATAGTTGTTGTATTTCTCATTTCAGTAATTAATTCTTTTTCGAATCTTCTTACATCTGCAATAGCGATATCATCTAAGAATCCATTGATTACAGTATAGAATGATACAACTTGCTCTTCAACTGGATAAGGACTGTATTGTGGTTGTTTTAAAACTTCCATAATTCTGTGCCCTCTTTCTAATTGAGCTTTTGTAGCTTTATCTAAATCTGATCCAAACTGTGCAAATGTTAATAACTCTGTATATTGAGCTAATTCTAACTTAACTTTAGCAGCAACTTGTTTCATAGCTTTAATTTGTGCAGATCCTCCAACTCTTGATACAGATATTCCGGCATTGATTGCTGGTCTAAATCCAGAGTTAAATAGTTGTGCATCAAGGAATATCTGTCCATCTGTTATCGAAATAACGTTTGTAGGGATATACGCTGATACGTCTCCTGCTTGAGTTTCGATTATTGGTAGGGCAGTTATTGATCCTCCACCTAATTCATCTGATAACTTTGCAGCTCTCTCAAGTAATCTTGAGTGAAGATAGAATACGTCTCCTGGATAAGCTTCTCTTCCAGGTGGTCTTTTTAATAATAAAGACATTTCTCTATATGCTACCGCATGCTTTGAAAGATCATCGTAAACTATTAAAACTGCTTCACCTTTATCCATGAAGTATTCTCCCATAGCTACTCCTGAATATGGTGCTAAATATTGTAAAGGAGCTGACTCAGAAGCTGTTGCTGCAACAACTATAGTATATTCCATAGCTCCTGCATCTTCTAATCTCTTAACGATCTGAGCAACTGTTGATCTTTTTTGACCTATTGCAACGTAGATACATTTTACTCCTGTATTTTTTTGATTTAAGATTGCGTCAATAGCAACTGCTGTTTTACCAGTTTGTCTATCTCCGATAATAAGCTCTCTTTGTCCTCTACCAATAGGTACCATTCCATCTATTGATTTGATACCTGTTTGTAAAGGCTCAGATACTGGTTTTCTTGAGATAATACCAGAAGCTTTTCTTTCTATCTCCATGTATTTCTCAAACTTTATTTCACCTTTTCCATCAATTGGCTCTCCTAAAGCGTTAACTACTCTTCCTAACAAAGATTCTCCAGCTGGAACTGAGGCAATTCTTCCTGTAGCCTTAACCTCGTCTCCCTCTTTAATCTTTGTATAGTCCCCTAGTATAACTGCTCCAACGTTATCCTCTTCTAGGTTTAGAACCATTCCTGTTATTCCGTTAGGAAACTCTAAAAGCTCTCCCGCTTTTGCACTGCTTAATCCGTAGATTCTAGCGATACCGTCTCCTACTTCTAATACAGAACCTGAAGTTTTGACATCAAGACTCTTTTTGTAATTCTCGATCTCAGTTTTGATTATATTACTTACTTCTTCTGGTCTGATTTTCAACTGATTACACCTCCTAATTTTACAAGTAGTTTTTTATTTTTGTGTTAGAGTTTCTAATTGTCTACGGATACTTCCGTCTGTTACCTCATCACCTATTTTGATAATTCCTCCACCTATTAGAGATTTATCCACATTAACTACTAGCTTTATCTTTTTACCTGTTTTATTTTCAAGATTTTTAGAAAGTTTCTCTTTTTGCTCATCGCTTAAAGCAACTGCAAATGTAGCTTCCACATCTAAAATTTGATTTTTTGCATAATCTAACTTAACATACTCTGCTACAATCTCTCTAATTTGTGCAATTCTTCCTTTTTCTAAAATATAGAAAAGAATTTCTACTCCTTCATTAGAGTCTGAGAAAATTTTCTTTAAAGTTTCTTTTTTCTCACTCTCTTTAATTAGAGGATGAGTTATAAAGTTTCTAAAATCAACATCTGTTTTATAAAGCTCCATAGTCGCATTTAATACATCATATATTGATTTAACTTCATTTTTTTGCACAGCAACTTCATATATTGCTTCTGCATATCTTTTACCAATTTGGTTTCCTATCATTTTACTCCCCCTACCTCATCTATAAATTTGTCAGCTAGGGCAGCTTCTAAATCAGAGTTTAAATTCTCTTTTATTATCTTCTCAGCTAATGTTACTGCTAATTGGTTCATTTCAACCTCTAGCTCTTTCTTAGCTGCATGTTTCATCTTTTGAATTTCTAGCTCTGCTGATTTAAGCATTTTGTCTCTTTGAACAGTCGCTTCAGAAATGATAATCTCTTTTCTTTCATCAGCTTTTTTCTCTGCTAATTGAACTATTTTTGTAGCTTCATCTTTAGCATCTTTTAATATTTTTTGAGCTTCTTTATTTTTTAATGCAGCATCCTCGTTGTTCTTTTGAGCTTCTGAGAATTCAGCTGCAATCTTCTCTTTTCTTGTATCCATTAACTTCATTAATGGAGCTTTAAAGTATTTATTAAATATAAACACTAAAATGAAGAAGTTTATTATTTGCCAAAACATGTTAATATCTATCGATACTGCAGGCATATTTGTTGGTGCCAAGTCTTCTACCTCCTTCCTAAAAGTATTTGATGTATTTTATAAAAAATTATCCTAACATTCCTACGAATGGGTTAGCGTATAATAAGATTAGTGCAATTACTAATGAATAGATACCTGTTGACTCTGATACCGCTTGTCCAAGTACCATTGTAGAAATGATATCTCCTTTAGCTTCTGGTTGTCTAGCTACTGCCTCAACTGCTTTACCAGCTGCGTATCCTTGTCCAACTCCTGGTCCTATACCTGCGATCATTCCACATCCTGCTCCTACTGCTGATGCTGCTAATACTATAGTTTTTGCTAACATTAAATCCATAATCATTTACCTCCTAGTTATTTTAAAATTTAATCTTGTTAGTTTTTATTTATCATCGGGACACTCTGCATCCCCTAATGAACCTTGAATATATACCATACTTAGCATTAAGAATACAAAACTTTGTACTACTCCACTAAATATATCAAAATAAAGATGTAACGGTGCTGGAATAACCATTGGTGCCGCTTTATAAATAAGCCCCATTATTACCATTCCCGCAAACATATTTCCAAACAAACGTATAGAAATATTTGTTGGTTTTGCTAGTTCTCCTACTAGATTAATAGGTAACATAAACGGCATTGGCTCTAGTAATCCTTTAAAATATCCTAGTATACCATTTAATTTTATGCTAGTTCCTAAGAATGTAGCTGTAGTTAACATCGCTAATCCAACTGTTGTATTAAGATCTGCTGTCGGTGCTCTAAATGCAGGTGCTATAGCAAACACTCCATCTTCGAAGCTTCCCCAAGGAATTGGTGCAAACATAAGTAAGTTACATCCTAGTATAAATAAAAATAATGTAGCTAGGTATGAGAAATACTTTGCTGTCCATCCTCCTAACATTTGATGAATAATACCATGTAGAAAATCGTAAACTGATTCAGCAGCAACTTGTGCCCTTCCTGGAATCATTTCTAATTTTTTTGTTCCCATTTTAAATAAAAGTGTTAACACTAATATTACAAACCATGTACTTATTACAGTTATTGTAACTGGTAATCCAAACTTTCCATCAGCATATTCCATAGAAAATGGAATTTGATGTAAAAAGTGTGGTAATGGCACGTAAAACATTACTGCAGGTCCTTCTACTAATGGTGGGGTAATAAACTCTATTGGTCCTATTCTCATAAGTTTCGCCTCCTTTCAATAGTTTATTTTAAATACTTAGATTTAAACTTTTTTATATTGTTAAATAAAGTTATAGCTAATATATTAATTTTAATATTTAGTAATCCTATAACTCCACTAACTAACATTGGAAAACCATAAAATTTTGTAGCCAGTGCTAGAAATATCCCGTATAAAAAATATCTTTTCAAATATCCTATTACTCCAACTTTAAATGGAGAGTTTGAAGCTAAGCTTGCTTTTGCATCAAGACATATCATATAAAACCCAACTACTGATAAAATTGCTCCCGAAAACATACCCATATAAACGTATTTATTTCCTGATAAAACTCCGTATATTAAAACTACCACTGCAGTTATAATTCCACGTTTTATTATTTTTTTTAACTCATCCATATATCACTCAACCTTATTTTTTCATTATCAATTTATAAGCGTTATAAAATGCACTAAATACACCTACTATAACGAAAAAAATAAATAATGGTGTGCTTTTAAAAAAATATTTTTCTATTAACTTGTATATGAGAATAAAAACGCCTATATTCCCAACTATTAGAAATCCTAAAAATCCAAGTAGTGAAAAATAATGCATAAAATCTTTATTAAAAAACACCATAAAATTCCACTTCCTTAAGCAAAATTATTTTTTTACCATGTAAAAAAATCTTTCCCCTGCTATTCTATCATTTTTACCAATACTTAACAAGTTTAAATTATTTTTTTCAATAATTTTTCTAATTTCGAACTCTTCAAATATTCTCTTTTCATATAGTTCTTTTAGTTTTTCATAATGTCCTGCTCTATTTTTAACAAAGTATACTGCTTCAACAATATCTAAGTCTTCATCTCTAAAATGCTCCCAAATAATAGTCATATCTTTTCTATCGTCATAATACACTCCACCTGGAAACATTTTATCCATAAACTCTCTATTTATAACATCAAAAATATAAATCCCACCTGGATTCAAATTAGAATAAATAGAGTTCATTAAGTCATCTAGATCTTCAAGTGATGTTAAATGATTCACTGTATCAAAAAGTGACACTATTATATCATAAGTTTCACCTGTACTAAACTCTCTCATATCTCCTAAAAATAATTTAACATTTTTATTTTTTAATTTTTTATTAGCTATTGTTAGCATATCTGCTGATAAATCTAATCCTGAACAATCAAAATCATCTTTTAATCTAAGAAGGGTTTCTCCTGTTCCACATCCTAAATCTAATAACTTTTTACCTTCAACGCCAGATTCTTTAATTTTATCCTTTATTAAATTAGCCCACTGATCATAATCGCAATGTTGCATAAACTTATCATAAACTTTTGAAAAATTTTTATAATACATTTTCTCTCCTAAATTAACTCTTTTTCAACAACTGCAGCAATCTCTTTTGCCACTTTGTCCACTGTTGCCATCTCTTTTCCTTCAACCATTACTCTTACTATTGGTTCTGTTCCAGATGTTCTTACTAATACTCTTCCTAAACCTGCCATCTCTAGCTCTTTTTCTTGTATAAACTTAACTATCACTTCATTTTTATTCCATAGATTTTTTTTACTATTATCTACTCTAACGTTTATTAATAGTTGTGGCCAATCTACTATTTCTCCTACTAGTTCATCTAGTGATTTTCCTGAATCTCTTATAGCTTCTACCAATTTAACAGATGTTAATACTCCATCTCCTGTAGTTCCAAAATCTGATAATATTATATGTCCTGATTGCTCTCCACCTATATTTACATTAAGTTCTTTCATTTTTTCAAGAACATATCTATCTCCAACATTAGCTCTTATTAAATGAATTCCCTTATTTGATAAATAGTTTTCAAATCCCATATTACTCATAACAGTTGTTACAACTTGATTATTTTTTAGTTCTCCTCTGTCTTTCATTCCTAGAGCTAATACAGCAATAATCTTATCTCCATCAATTATGTTTCCATTTTTATCTATAGCAATTAATCTGTCAGCATCTCCATCATAAGCTAATCCTAAATCTGCTTCGTACCCCATAACAACTTTAGATAATATCTCTGGATGTGTTGATCCACATCTAACATTTATATTTTTACCGTTTGGAGCATCATTTATTATAACTATCTCTGCTCCTAAAGCTAAAAATACCTCTTTTGCTACTCTATAAGCTGATCCATTAGCTGCATCTAAAATAATTTTCATACCTGAGAAATCACCTTTTACTGTTGAAACAACGTGATCTCTGTAAAGATAATATTCATCCTCTGCATAAGTAAATCTTCCAACTTCATCTCCAGCAATAGGGTCTTTAGTTATTTCTTCCACATTATCCATTAGNNNNNNNNNNNNNNNNNNNNNNNNNNNNNNNNNNNNNNNNNNNNNNNNNNNNNNNNNNNNNNNNNNNNNNNNNNNNNNNNNNNNNNNNNNNNNNNNNNNNGCTGTACTCTTTTCTGTTAAATAAGCAACTCCAGGAGTTGGAATAACTCCAACAAAATCTATATTTATTCCCATAGAGTTTAATCCAGCTGTGAGCGCTGATCTTAACATATACCCTGATCTTCTTGTATCAGATCCCATTATTACTCTAATTCTTTTTTTATCTGGATATTCCTTTTTTAAAGTATACCCTAATGCATATCCTAATTTTAATGCTAACTCTACAGTTAACTCCTTGTTAGCTTCTCCTCTTATTCCATCTGTTCCAAAATATTTTCTCATTTTAATACTCTCTCCCTTCTAA from Cetobacterium somerae ATCC BAA-474 harbors:
- the atpG gene encoding ATP synthase F1 subunit gamma, producing MAGTREIKNRIKSVQSTHQITKAMEIVSTTKFKKYSTIVAQSKPYSESIAKILQNIAAGVKSEKHPLFDGRDDVKKVGVIVMCSDRGLAGSFNSNTLKALERLIAENSGKQVSVIAVGKKAKEYCAKRNYDVKAEYIQLIPETMFDKAKEISENIVEYYYNNIFDEVYVIYNKFISALVSDLTVSKLIPIERAEGSENKAYIFEPSPEEILSSLLPKYLNIELYKALLDNTASEHSARKNAMKSATDNAEDMIKGLTLEYNRRRQASITQEISEIVGGAAALN
- the atpA gene encoding F0F1 ATP synthase subunit alpha is translated as MKIRPEEVSNIIKTEIENYKKSLDVKTSGSVLEVGDGIARIYGLSSAKAGELLEFPNGITGMVLNLEEDNVGAVILGDYTKIKEGDEVKATGRIASVPAGESLLGRVVNALGEPIDGKGEIKFEKYMEIERKASGIISRKPVSEPLQTGIKSIDGMVPIGRGQRELIIGDRQTGKTAVAIDAILNQKNTGVKCIYVAIGQKRSTVAQIVKRLEDAGAMEYTIVVAATASESAPLQYLAPYSGVAMGEYFMDKGEAVLIVYDDLSKHAVAYREMSLLLKRPPGREAYPGDVFYLHSRLLERAAKLSDELGGGSITALPIIETQAGDVSAYIPTNVISITDGQIFLDAQLFNSGFRPAINAGISVSRVGGSAQIKAMKQVAAKVKLELAQYTELLTFAQFGSDLDKATKAQLERGHRIMEVLKQPQYSPYPVEEQVVSFYTVINGFLDDIAIADVRRFEKELITEMRNTTTILDEIVEKKSLDKDLEAKIVEAIVAFKKNFN
- the atpH gene encoding ATP synthase F1 subunit delta, translating into MIGNQIGKRYAEAIYEVAVQKNEVKSIYDVLNATMELYKTDVDFRNFITHPLIKESEKKETLKKIFSDSNEGVEILFYILEKGRIAQIREIVAEYVKLDYAKNQILDVEATFAVALSDEQKEKLSKNLENKTGKKIKLVVNVDKSLIGGGIIKIGDEVTDGSIRRQLETLTQK
- the atpF gene encoding F0F1 ATP synthase subunit B, giving the protein MAPTNMPAVSIDINMFWQIINFFILVFIFNKYFKAPLMKLMDTRKEKIAAEFSEAQKNNEDAALKNKEAQKILKDAKDEATKIVQLAEKKADERKEIIISEATVQRDKMLKSAELEIQKMKHAAKKELEVEMNQLAVTLAEKIIKENLNSDLEAALADKFIDEVGGVK
- the atpE gene encoding ATP synthase F0 subunit C; amino-acid sequence: MDLMLAKTIVLAASAVGAGCGMIAGIGPGVGQGYAAGKAVEAVARQPEAKGDIISTMVLGQAVSESTGIYSLVIALILLYANPFVGMLG
- the atpB gene encoding F0F1 ATP synthase subunit A, giving the protein MRIGPIEFITPPLVEGPAVMFYVPLPHFLHQIPFSMEYADGKFGLPVTITVISTWFVILVLTLLFKMGTKKLEMIPGRAQVAAESVYDFLHGIIHQMLGGWTAKYFSYLATLFLFILGCNLLMFAPIPWGSFEDGVFAIAPAFRAPTADLNTTVGLAMLTTATFLGTSIKLNGILGYFKGLLEPMPFMLPINLVGELAKPTNISIRLFGNMFAGMVIMGLIYKAAPMVIPAPLHLYFDIFSGVVQSFVFLMLSMVYIQGSLGDAECPDDK
- a CDS encoding ATP synthase subunit I, whose product is MDELKKIIKRGIITAVVVLIYGVLSGNKYVYMGMFSGAILSVVGFYMICLDAKASLASNSPFKVGVIGYLKRYFLYGIFLALATKFYGFPMLVSGVIGLLNIKINILAITLFNNIKKFKSKYLK
- a CDS encoding AtpZ/AtpI family protein — protein: MVFFNKDFMHYFSLLGFLGFLIVGNIGVFILIYKLIEKYFFKSTPLFIFFVIVGVFSAFYNAYKLIMKK
- a CDS encoding class I SAM-dependent DNA methyltransferase, which translates into the protein MYYKNFSKVYDKFMQHCDYDQWANLIKDKIKESGVEGKKLLDLGCGTGETLLRLKDDFDCSGLDLSADMLTIANKKLKNKNVKLFLGDMREFSTGETYDIIVSLFDTVNHLTSLEDLDDLMNSIYSNLNPGGIYIFDVINREFMDKMFPGGVYYDDRKDMTIIWEHFRDEDLDIVEAVYFVKNRAGHYEKLKELYEKRIFEEFEIRKIIEKNNLNLLSIGKNDRIAGERFFYMVKK
- a CDS encoding phosphoglucosamine mutase, with translation LMDNVEEITKDPIAGDEVGRFTYAEDEYYLYRDHVVSTVKGDFSGMKIILDAANGSAYRVAKEVFLALGAEIVIINDAPNGKNINVRCGSTHPEILSKVVMGYEADLGLAYDGDADRLIAIDKNGNIIDGDKIIAVLALGMKDRGELKNNQVVTTVMSNMGFENYLSNKGIHLIRANVGDRYVLEKMKELNVNIGGEQSGHIILSDFGTTGDGVLTSVKLVEAIRDSGKSLDELVGEIVDWPQLLINVRVDNSKKNLWNKNEVIVKFIQEKELEMAGLGRVLVRTSGTEPIVRVMVEGKEMATVDKVAKEIAAVVEKELI